In a single window of the Tribolium castaneum strain GA2 chromosome 8, icTriCast1.1, whole genome shotgun sequence genome:
- the Asator gene encoding tau-tubulin kinase homolog Asator isoform X2, with protein sequence MTSEDLLQPGHVVKERWKVVKKIGGGGFGEIYEGLDLITREQVALKVESARQPKQVLKMEVAVLKKLQGKEHICRFIGCGRNDRFNYVVMQLQGRNLAELRRAQPRAAFSLSTTLRLGLQILKAIESIHSVGFLHRDIKPSNFSMGRLQYNCRKVYMLDFGLARQYTTATGEVRAPRAAAGFRGTVRYASINAHKNKEMGRHDDLWSLFYMLVEFVNGQLPWRKVKDKEQVGLMKEKYDHRLLLKHLPSDLKQFLDHIQSLEYADKPDYQMLINLFERCMKRRGVKPSDPYDWEKTPAGDNVTVTQTTENQPPTAPTTLPRHTKHTTTDNNQENIEPTDNKDAQLEVRRRRIETENTVPLATDLQTNASVRPSVDKNCNATPTEQAAPRRRATSHLEQAPERLDNEAVASAKSTSDANQKPAPLRKSQSGVATLGRLRVVTPAQSGGSLVESPATPEQERPRRRQPSAARSSRSGLRDQSLTQFAVIDDENVSQQVTRGGALTLASQWKSQFDDSEETTDNEWKPESPEHRATLAVTDGGQGGPPVLSRISEDSRTSHKKYINIAGIEEYPELVGGLPRAWSTPSLGPYVRSGLKPPLLQQAAFDDLVFRVDVMRNVASRHLQEGEEEAKVAEASKWNSLPILNLMDKEELKSDNKEEEQNGEDEGLQEVAGKLEIRVVPKENVPKPPESTESAERPIVKLERTKSILKQSSKERNEGQEMPSPKREQITFAPEVDEGEKVKKRVSLEAEEPIDKKEEVENEKDESESSSSETEQKNSDKKPNSTIPEVVPLNNSQKPTSKPLEKIKNNLGHSASESSSSTGDKLEQNLKNARNSIEKKNLDVKHDRVQCSPSVDLTTNPAVTFVSAASETPRERRLMANGLSPGLDEQSEYFDATENPLFRDKQRHEQDDEDSGVDNASQILRESSTSPAMDPGRISKIPVAVGGQRLAKCMSWSGDLTPGLRRRRQGEKYVTDPSQLNLRFKRHSTAGGVRPARGIPTCLIGAPESSPDTSEGPPPPPPPTGEPPAESQVRCRRFRPVT encoded by the exons ATTTATTGGCTGTGGTAGGAATGATAGGTTCAATTACGTCGTGATGCAACTCCAAGGCCGCAACCTGGCAGAACTCCGAAGGGCTCAGCCCAGAGCCGCCTTCAGTCTATCGACAACCTTACGACTAGGTTTACAGATACTCAAAGCTATCGAAAGCATACACTCCGTCGGTTTTTTGCATCGTGATATCAAGCCC agtaatttttcaatgggCCGACTGCAATACAACTGTAGAAAGGTTTATATGTTAGATTTTGGACTGGCTAGGCAATACACGACAGCAACGGGGGAAGTACGGGCGCCACGAGCTGCAGCAGGGTTCAGAGGAACCGTCCGATACGCCAGCATCAACGCGCACAAGAACAAAG aaatgGGACGTCACGATGATCTCTGGAGTCTGTTTTATATGCTAGTCGAATTCGTTAATGGACAGTTACCGTGGAGGAAAGTCAAAGATAAGGAACAAGTCGGTTTAATGAAGGAAAAATATGATCATAGGTTACTGCTCAAACATTTACCGTCCGATTTGAAGCAGTTTCTTGATCATATCCAAAGTTTGGAATACGCAGATAAGCCGGATTACCAG atgttaataaatttgtttgaacgTTGCATGAAACGAAGAGGGGTTAAACCGTCGGATCCTTATGATTGGGAGAAGACACCTGCCGGTGATAACGTCACAGTTACGCAAACGACGGAAAATCAACCCCCCACAGCCCCCACAACTCTTCCGAGACATACCAAACATACCACTACCGATAATAACCAAGAAAATATCGAACCTACCGATAACAAGGAC GCCCAGTTGGAGGTCCGCCGCCGCCGCATTGAGACCGAAAACACCGTTCCCCTCGCCACCGACCTCCAAACCAACGCCTCCGTGCGCCCCTCCGTCGACAAGAACTGCAATGCCACCCCCACCGAGCAAGCCGCCCCCCGCCGCCGCGCCACCTCCCATCTCGAACAAGCCCCCGAACGTCTCGACAACGAGGCGGTCGCTTCAGCAAAATCTACATCGGACGCCAATCAGAAACCGGCACCGTTACGAAAGAGCCAATCCGGTGTGGCCACGTTGGGTCGACTGCGTGTAGTCACGCCCGCTCAAAGTGGCGGCAGTTTGGTTGAATCACCTGCCACTCCCGAACAAGAAAGACCAAGGAGGCGGCAACCGTCAGCAGCGAGATCATCGCGATCGGGACTTCGTGATCAAAGTTTGACACAATTTGCGGTGATTGATGACGAGAATGTGAGTCAACAAGTGACGAGAGGCGGGGCTTTGACATTGGCAAGCCAATGGAAATCGCAGTTTGATGATAGTGAGGAGACGACGGATAACGAATGGAAGCCCGAAAGTCCCGAACATAGGGCCACGTTAGCGGTGACTGATGGAGGACAAGGGGGACCACCGGTTTTGAGTAGGATTAGCGAGGATTCAAGGACCAGTCATAAGAAGTATATTAATATTGCAGGGATTGAGGAGTACCCAGAACTTGTGG GTGGACTTCCACGTGCCTGGTCCACGCCCTCTCTCGGTCCGTACGTCCGTTCCGGTCTCAAACCGCCACTTTTGCAACAAGCCGCCTTTGACGACCTCGTCTTTCGCGTCGATGTTATGCGAAACGTCGCCTCGCGCCACCTCCAAGAGGGCGAAGAAGAAGCAAAAGTGGCCGAAGCGTCGAAATGGAATAGTTTACCGATTCTGAATCTCATGGATAAGGAAGAACTGAAGAGTGATAACAAGGAGGAAGAGCAAAATGGGGAAGACGAAGGCTTGCAAGAGGTTGCGGGAAAGTTGGAGATTCGAGTAGTGCCAAAAGAAAATGTTCCTAAACCTCCGGAAAGTACCGAAAGTGCCGAAAGGCCGATAGTGAAATTAGAAAGAACGAAAAGTATACTAAAACAGAGTAGTAAGGAACGAAACGAAGGACAGGAAATGCCAAGTCCGAAGCGGGAACAAATCACGTTCGCACCCGAAGTGGACGAGGGGGAGAAAGTGAAGAAGAGGGTGAGTTTGGAGGCGGAAGAACCCATCGATAAGAAGGAAGAAGTTGAGAATGAAAAGGACGAATCGGAATCGAGTAGTTCCGAAACTGAGCAGAAGAATTCGGATAAGAAACCGAATTCGACAATTCCAGAAGTAGTACCTTTAAATAATTCCCAAAAGCCGACATCGAAACcgttagaaaaaattaagaataattTAGGACATTCGGCGTCGGAGAGTAGTTCGAGCACCGGCGATAAGTTGGAGCAGAATTTGAAGAATGCGCGAAACTCGATAGAGAAGAAAAATTTAGATGTGAAACATGATAGGGTTCAGTGTTCGCCGTCGGTTGATCTTACGACGAATCCGGCGGTGACGTTTGTTTCGGCCGCTTCGGAAACACCAAG GGAGAGACGTTTGATGGCAAATGGACTGAGTCCAGGACTTGACGAACAATCGGAATACTTTGACGCCACTGAAAATCCCCTTTTTAGGGATAAGCAACGTCACGAACAGGATGATGAGGACAGCGGTGTGGATAACGCAAGCCAAATCCTGAGGGAATCATCG acgAGTCCGGCGATGGATCCGGGCCGAATTTCGAAAATCCCTGTGGCAGTGGGAGGCCAAAGACTAGCGAAATGCATGTCCTGGAGCGGGGACTTGACTCCAGGTTTGCGACGCCGTCGTCAAGGTGAAAAATACGTCACTGATCCGAGCCAGTTGAATCTCAGGTTCAAAAGACACTCGACGGCCGGAG GTGTGAGGCCGGCCCGAGGCATCCCCACGTGTCTCATAGGCGCCCCCGAGAGTTCGCCCGACACTTCGGAGgggccgccgccgccgccgcccccGACCGGCGAACCGCCAGCGGAAAGTCAGGTCAGATGCAGGCGTTTCAGACCAGTCACATAG
- the Asator gene encoding tau-tubulin kinase homolog Asator isoform X3 produces the protein MKWPKKLSWEGQLDSTDQNNNITMTSEDLLQPGHVVKERWKVVKKIGGGGFGEIYEGLDLITREQVALKVESARQPKQVLKMEVAVLKKLQGKEHICRFIGCGRNDRFNYVVMQLQGRNLAELRRAQPRAAFSLSTTLRLGLQILKAIESIHSVGFLHRDIKPSNFSMGRLQYNCRKVYMLDFGLARQYTTATGEVRAPRAAAGFRGTVRYASINAHKNKEMGRHDDLWSLFYMLVEFVNGQLPWRKVKDKEQVGLMKEKYDHRLLLKHLPSDLKQFLDHIQSLEYADKPDYQMLINLFERCMKRRGVKPSDPYDWEKTPAGDNVTVTQTTENQPPTAPTTLPRHTKHTTTDNNQENIEPTDNKDAQLEVRRRRIETENTVPLATDLQTNASVRPSVDKNCNATPTEQAAPRRRATSHLEQAPERLDNEAVASAKSTSDANQKPAPLRKSQSGVATLGRLRVVTPAQSGGSLVESPATPEQERPRRRQPSAARSSRSGLRDQSLTQFAVIDDENVSQQVTRGGALTLASQWKSQFDDSEETTDNEWKPESPEHRATLAVTDGGQGGPPVLSRISEDSRTSHKKYINIAGIEEYPELVGGLPRAWSTPSLGPYVRSGLKPPLLQQAAFDDLVFRVDVMRNVASRHLQEGEEEAKVAEASKWNSLPILNLMDKEELKSDNKEEEQNGEDEGLQEVAGKLEIRVVPKENVPKPPESTESAERPIVKLERTKSILKQSSKERNEGQEMPSPKREQITFAPEVDEGEKVKKRVSLEAEEPIDKKEEVENEKDESESSSSETEQKNSDKKPNSTIPEVVPLNNSQKPTSKPLEKIKNNLGHSASESSSSTGDKLEQNLKNARNSIEKKNLDVKHDRVQCSPSVDLTTNPAVTFVSAASETPRERRLMANGLSPGLDEQSEYFDATENPLFRDKQRHEQDDEDSGVDNASQILRESSTSPAMDPGRISKIPVAVGGQRLAKCMSWSGDLTPGLRRRRQGEKYVTDPSQLNLRFKRHSTAGGYLLWRLV, from the exons ATTTATTGGCTGTGGTAGGAATGATAGGTTCAATTACGTCGTGATGCAACTCCAAGGCCGCAACCTGGCAGAACTCCGAAGGGCTCAGCCCAGAGCCGCCTTCAGTCTATCGACAACCTTACGACTAGGTTTACAGATACTCAAAGCTATCGAAAGCATACACTCCGTCGGTTTTTTGCATCGTGATATCAAGCCC agtaatttttcaatgggCCGACTGCAATACAACTGTAGAAAGGTTTATATGTTAGATTTTGGACTGGCTAGGCAATACACGACAGCAACGGGGGAAGTACGGGCGCCACGAGCTGCAGCAGGGTTCAGAGGAACCGTCCGATACGCCAGCATCAACGCGCACAAGAACAAAG aaatgGGACGTCACGATGATCTCTGGAGTCTGTTTTATATGCTAGTCGAATTCGTTAATGGACAGTTACCGTGGAGGAAAGTCAAAGATAAGGAACAAGTCGGTTTAATGAAGGAAAAATATGATCATAGGTTACTGCTCAAACATTTACCGTCCGATTTGAAGCAGTTTCTTGATCATATCCAAAGTTTGGAATACGCAGATAAGCCGGATTACCAG atgttaataaatttgtttgaacgTTGCATGAAACGAAGAGGGGTTAAACCGTCGGATCCTTATGATTGGGAGAAGACACCTGCCGGTGATAACGTCACAGTTACGCAAACGACGGAAAATCAACCCCCCACAGCCCCCACAACTCTTCCGAGACATACCAAACATACCACTACCGATAATAACCAAGAAAATATCGAACCTACCGATAACAAGGAC GCCCAGTTGGAGGTCCGCCGCCGCCGCATTGAGACCGAAAACACCGTTCCCCTCGCCACCGACCTCCAAACCAACGCCTCCGTGCGCCCCTCCGTCGACAAGAACTGCAATGCCACCCCCACCGAGCAAGCCGCCCCCCGCCGCCGCGCCACCTCCCATCTCGAACAAGCCCCCGAACGTCTCGACAACGAGGCGGTCGCTTCAGCAAAATCTACATCGGACGCCAATCAGAAACCGGCACCGTTACGAAAGAGCCAATCCGGTGTGGCCACGTTGGGTCGACTGCGTGTAGTCACGCCCGCTCAAAGTGGCGGCAGTTTGGTTGAATCACCTGCCACTCCCGAACAAGAAAGACCAAGGAGGCGGCAACCGTCAGCAGCGAGATCATCGCGATCGGGACTTCGTGATCAAAGTTTGACACAATTTGCGGTGATTGATGACGAGAATGTGAGTCAACAAGTGACGAGAGGCGGGGCTTTGACATTGGCAAGCCAATGGAAATCGCAGTTTGATGATAGTGAGGAGACGACGGATAACGAATGGAAGCCCGAAAGTCCCGAACATAGGGCCACGTTAGCGGTGACTGATGGAGGACAAGGGGGACCACCGGTTTTGAGTAGGATTAGCGAGGATTCAAGGACCAGTCATAAGAAGTATATTAATATTGCAGGGATTGAGGAGTACCCAGAACTTGTGG GTGGACTTCCACGTGCCTGGTCCACGCCCTCTCTCGGTCCGTACGTCCGTTCCGGTCTCAAACCGCCACTTTTGCAACAAGCCGCCTTTGACGACCTCGTCTTTCGCGTCGATGTTATGCGAAACGTCGCCTCGCGCCACCTCCAAGAGGGCGAAGAAGAAGCAAAAGTGGCCGAAGCGTCGAAATGGAATAGTTTACCGATTCTGAATCTCATGGATAAGGAAGAACTGAAGAGTGATAACAAGGAGGAAGAGCAAAATGGGGAAGACGAAGGCTTGCAAGAGGTTGCGGGAAAGTTGGAGATTCGAGTAGTGCCAAAAGAAAATGTTCCTAAACCTCCGGAAAGTACCGAAAGTGCCGAAAGGCCGATAGTGAAATTAGAAAGAACGAAAAGTATACTAAAACAGAGTAGTAAGGAACGAAACGAAGGACAGGAAATGCCAAGTCCGAAGCGGGAACAAATCACGTTCGCACCCGAAGTGGACGAGGGGGAGAAAGTGAAGAAGAGGGTGAGTTTGGAGGCGGAAGAACCCATCGATAAGAAGGAAGAAGTTGAGAATGAAAAGGACGAATCGGAATCGAGTAGTTCCGAAACTGAGCAGAAGAATTCGGATAAGAAACCGAATTCGACAATTCCAGAAGTAGTACCTTTAAATAATTCCCAAAAGCCGACATCGAAACcgttagaaaaaattaagaataattTAGGACATTCGGCGTCGGAGAGTAGTTCGAGCACCGGCGATAAGTTGGAGCAGAATTTGAAGAATGCGCGAAACTCGATAGAGAAGAAAAATTTAGATGTGAAACATGATAGGGTTCAGTGTTCGCCGTCGGTTGATCTTACGACGAATCCGGCGGTGACGTTTGTTTCGGCCGCTTCGGAAACACCAAG GGAGAGACGTTTGATGGCAAATGGACTGAGTCCAGGACTTGACGAACAATCGGAATACTTTGACGCCACTGAAAATCCCCTTTTTAGGGATAAGCAACGTCACGAACAGGATGATGAGGACAGCGGTGTGGATAACGCAAGCCAAATCCTGAGGGAATCATCG acgAGTCCGGCGATGGATCCGGGCCGAATTTCGAAAATCCCTGTGGCAGTGGGAGGCCAAAGACTAGCGAAATGCATGTCCTGGAGCGGGGACTTGACTCCAGGTTTGCGACGCCGTCGTCAAGGTGAAAAATACGTCACTGATCCGAGCCAGTTGAATCTCAGGTTCAAAAGACACTCGACGGCCGGAG GTTATTTATTATGGCGATTGGTGTAA
- the Asator gene encoding tau-tubulin kinase homolog Asator isoform X1 — MKWPKKLSWEGQLDSTDQNNNITMTSEDLLQPGHVVKERWKVVKKIGGGGFGEIYEGLDLITREQVALKVESARQPKQVLKMEVAVLKKLQGKEHICRFIGCGRNDRFNYVVMQLQGRNLAELRRAQPRAAFSLSTTLRLGLQILKAIESIHSVGFLHRDIKPSNFSMGRLQYNCRKVYMLDFGLARQYTTATGEVRAPRAAAGFRGTVRYASINAHKNKEMGRHDDLWSLFYMLVEFVNGQLPWRKVKDKEQVGLMKEKYDHRLLLKHLPSDLKQFLDHIQSLEYADKPDYQMLINLFERCMKRRGVKPSDPYDWEKTPAGDNVTVTQTTENQPPTAPTTLPRHTKHTTTDNNQENIEPTDNKDAQLEVRRRRIETENTVPLATDLQTNASVRPSVDKNCNATPTEQAAPRRRATSHLEQAPERLDNEAVASAKSTSDANQKPAPLRKSQSGVATLGRLRVVTPAQSGGSLVESPATPEQERPRRRQPSAARSSRSGLRDQSLTQFAVIDDENVSQQVTRGGALTLASQWKSQFDDSEETTDNEWKPESPEHRATLAVTDGGQGGPPVLSRISEDSRTSHKKYINIAGIEEYPELVGGLPRAWSTPSLGPYVRSGLKPPLLQQAAFDDLVFRVDVMRNVASRHLQEGEEEAKVAEASKWNSLPILNLMDKEELKSDNKEEEQNGEDEGLQEVAGKLEIRVVPKENVPKPPESTESAERPIVKLERTKSILKQSSKERNEGQEMPSPKREQITFAPEVDEGEKVKKRVSLEAEEPIDKKEEVENEKDESESSSSETEQKNSDKKPNSTIPEVVPLNNSQKPTSKPLEKIKNNLGHSASESSSSTGDKLEQNLKNARNSIEKKNLDVKHDRVQCSPSVDLTTNPAVTFVSAASETPRERRLMANGLSPGLDEQSEYFDATENPLFRDKQRHEQDDEDSGVDNASQILRESSTSPAMDPGRISKIPVAVGGQRLAKCMSWSGDLTPGLRRRRQGEKYVTDPSQLNLRFKRHSTAGGVRPARGIPTCLIGAPESSPDTSEGPPPPPPPTGEPPAESQVRCRRFRPVT; from the exons ATTTATTGGCTGTGGTAGGAATGATAGGTTCAATTACGTCGTGATGCAACTCCAAGGCCGCAACCTGGCAGAACTCCGAAGGGCTCAGCCCAGAGCCGCCTTCAGTCTATCGACAACCTTACGACTAGGTTTACAGATACTCAAAGCTATCGAAAGCATACACTCCGTCGGTTTTTTGCATCGTGATATCAAGCCC agtaatttttcaatgggCCGACTGCAATACAACTGTAGAAAGGTTTATATGTTAGATTTTGGACTGGCTAGGCAATACACGACAGCAACGGGGGAAGTACGGGCGCCACGAGCTGCAGCAGGGTTCAGAGGAACCGTCCGATACGCCAGCATCAACGCGCACAAGAACAAAG aaatgGGACGTCACGATGATCTCTGGAGTCTGTTTTATATGCTAGTCGAATTCGTTAATGGACAGTTACCGTGGAGGAAAGTCAAAGATAAGGAACAAGTCGGTTTAATGAAGGAAAAATATGATCATAGGTTACTGCTCAAACATTTACCGTCCGATTTGAAGCAGTTTCTTGATCATATCCAAAGTTTGGAATACGCAGATAAGCCGGATTACCAG atgttaataaatttgtttgaacgTTGCATGAAACGAAGAGGGGTTAAACCGTCGGATCCTTATGATTGGGAGAAGACACCTGCCGGTGATAACGTCACAGTTACGCAAACGACGGAAAATCAACCCCCCACAGCCCCCACAACTCTTCCGAGACATACCAAACATACCACTACCGATAATAACCAAGAAAATATCGAACCTACCGATAACAAGGAC GCCCAGTTGGAGGTCCGCCGCCGCCGCATTGAGACCGAAAACACCGTTCCCCTCGCCACCGACCTCCAAACCAACGCCTCCGTGCGCCCCTCCGTCGACAAGAACTGCAATGCCACCCCCACCGAGCAAGCCGCCCCCCGCCGCCGCGCCACCTCCCATCTCGAACAAGCCCCCGAACGTCTCGACAACGAGGCGGTCGCTTCAGCAAAATCTACATCGGACGCCAATCAGAAACCGGCACCGTTACGAAAGAGCCAATCCGGTGTGGCCACGTTGGGTCGACTGCGTGTAGTCACGCCCGCTCAAAGTGGCGGCAGTTTGGTTGAATCACCTGCCACTCCCGAACAAGAAAGACCAAGGAGGCGGCAACCGTCAGCAGCGAGATCATCGCGATCGGGACTTCGTGATCAAAGTTTGACACAATTTGCGGTGATTGATGACGAGAATGTGAGTCAACAAGTGACGAGAGGCGGGGCTTTGACATTGGCAAGCCAATGGAAATCGCAGTTTGATGATAGTGAGGAGACGACGGATAACGAATGGAAGCCCGAAAGTCCCGAACATAGGGCCACGTTAGCGGTGACTGATGGAGGACAAGGGGGACCACCGGTTTTGAGTAGGATTAGCGAGGATTCAAGGACCAGTCATAAGAAGTATATTAATATTGCAGGGATTGAGGAGTACCCAGAACTTGTGG GTGGACTTCCACGTGCCTGGTCCACGCCCTCTCTCGGTCCGTACGTCCGTTCCGGTCTCAAACCGCCACTTTTGCAACAAGCCGCCTTTGACGACCTCGTCTTTCGCGTCGATGTTATGCGAAACGTCGCCTCGCGCCACCTCCAAGAGGGCGAAGAAGAAGCAAAAGTGGCCGAAGCGTCGAAATGGAATAGTTTACCGATTCTGAATCTCATGGATAAGGAAGAACTGAAGAGTGATAACAAGGAGGAAGAGCAAAATGGGGAAGACGAAGGCTTGCAAGAGGTTGCGGGAAAGTTGGAGATTCGAGTAGTGCCAAAAGAAAATGTTCCTAAACCTCCGGAAAGTACCGAAAGTGCCGAAAGGCCGATAGTGAAATTAGAAAGAACGAAAAGTATACTAAAACAGAGTAGTAAGGAACGAAACGAAGGACAGGAAATGCCAAGTCCGAAGCGGGAACAAATCACGTTCGCACCCGAAGTGGACGAGGGGGAGAAAGTGAAGAAGAGGGTGAGTTTGGAGGCGGAAGAACCCATCGATAAGAAGGAAGAAGTTGAGAATGAAAAGGACGAATCGGAATCGAGTAGTTCCGAAACTGAGCAGAAGAATTCGGATAAGAAACCGAATTCGACAATTCCAGAAGTAGTACCTTTAAATAATTCCCAAAAGCCGACATCGAAACcgttagaaaaaattaagaataattTAGGACATTCGGCGTCGGAGAGTAGTTCGAGCACCGGCGATAAGTTGGAGCAGAATTTGAAGAATGCGCGAAACTCGATAGAGAAGAAAAATTTAGATGTGAAACATGATAGGGTTCAGTGTTCGCCGTCGGTTGATCTTACGACGAATCCGGCGGTGACGTTTGTTTCGGCCGCTTCGGAAACACCAAG GGAGAGACGTTTGATGGCAAATGGACTGAGTCCAGGACTTGACGAACAATCGGAATACTTTGACGCCACTGAAAATCCCCTTTTTAGGGATAAGCAACGTCACGAACAGGATGATGAGGACAGCGGTGTGGATAACGCAAGCCAAATCCTGAGGGAATCATCG acgAGTCCGGCGATGGATCCGGGCCGAATTTCGAAAATCCCTGTGGCAGTGGGAGGCCAAAGACTAGCGAAATGCATGTCCTGGAGCGGGGACTTGACTCCAGGTTTGCGACGCCGTCGTCAAGGTGAAAAATACGTCACTGATCCGAGCCAGTTGAATCTCAGGTTCAAAAGACACTCGACGGCCGGAG GTGTGAGGCCGGCCCGAGGCATCCCCACGTGTCTCATAGGCGCCCCCGAGAGTTCGCCCGACACTTCGGAGgggccgccgccgccgccgcccccGACCGGCGAACCGCCAGCGGAAAGTCAGGTCAGATGCAGGCGTTTCAGACCAGTCACATAG